The following is a genomic window from Dehalogenimonas sp. 4OHTPN.
TCCTCGGCGGACAGCGTAGCTAAAACTGGCGGAGCGAATTCCCCCTCGATAGCGATGCCGCTTTCGGTCAGCCTGACCCGCTCGACCACCAGGGCCGCTCCACCGGTTAACCGGGTCAATTCATTCCATTCTTTAATCAATTTGAACCTCCACCTTGACTTTCTGAAACTATTATACCGTATTATTTGATTTTGTCAATAGTTATTTTAAATATTTTCATATATTACTCAGGCATCAATGACAATTCTGGAGTTTCACGAGACGTTTCAATGGGGGGGGTTAGAATCTGATCGGCGGCGCGCCATCGATCGGATTACCGGCTGGGGCAGTCTGCGGGCTTCCGGCCGGCCAGTCTACCGAGAGAATTGAGGAGGATGCAGGGGTTGTCGTTCTTGCTGAAAAATCGGTCGGCGCCGCCGTTCAGGGCAGCCTGTCGGGCTTCCGGGCGGGCGCTCATAGCGATGACCGCGGCGCCGGGACATAATCTCCTGAGCTCATGTATGAAACCGCCGCCGCTGGATTTGCAGGCTAATTGCCAGTCAAGCAGGATGATGTCCTGGGTGCTACCGGCGGCAAGGTTGACGGCTTCATCGGCGCGGCCGGCGACGGAAACCAAGGTGTCCGGCTGCTGCTCTAAAAACAGCTTGAGCGCCGAACATACCTGAGGGTCGCCGTCGGCTACCAGCACTCTCAGACTGTTATTCATTCTACGTTGTCCCTATCGGTCCAGCAGGCGGCTAA
Proteins encoded in this region:
- a CDS encoding response regulator, yielding MNNSLRVLVADGDPQVCSALKLFLEQQPDTLVSVAGRADEAVNLAAGSTQDIILLDWQLACKSSGGGFIHELRRLCPGAAVIAMSARPEARQAALNGGADRFFSKNDNPCILLNSLGRLAGRKPADCPSR